The window AATTAAAACGTAGTAACGTCACGTTGGATTGAATAGTGATATAAAGGCATCCTCAGAAAAATAAATGTCAGGAATATGGCAAGTGAGCGACAGTGCCTTATGTACCATTACAGGGCCTATACACATTTAAACGGGGTAACTGTTTGTAACATTAACGAAAGGAGTATGGACATATGGGAGCAACGGTAAATAGTTTTAAAGCAACACACCAGGCAGCAGCAGGTTTATTAGGGCAAATTAATTCTCAGAGCGGACAAGAAAGAGCCAATACCCTTAATGGTTTAAAGGAGGCTTTATTAGCACACGTTGGAGAAGAAAATAAAGTTATAACAGAAGCAATCGAAAAGTCAAAAGATGAGTCTTTTAAGTCGGCAGCAAGGGCGTTTCTAGATGAACTCGGAAAGATTGCCGAGACTGCGTTATTGCCATTCTTCGGTAAATATTCATCAGCTGATGCTGTAGATAGCGACGATTTTGCGAATGATTTCGCTGGTATAAAAAACGCACTTGTAGACAGGATTGCGTTTGAGGAAGCAAAGTTTTATCCAGAACTTGAAAAGCTTGGTTATTGAGTTACACAAGCAACACTGATAATGCATCAATTAATCGTTTACCCCGTTTTAATGTTGTAAAGGAGGCAGACCTCGCATTATTACGTATTGATGGTGTCCCTTACGTAATAATGCTATATTCTTGCTTATGCCAAGAAAGTATTTCCAAGCAGGGCAGGCAATGCCTGCCCTGCTTGACTACCCATTCTGTTTAAGTGCGTCTAAACGTCCAGTGTGGTTATGTCTTGATAGAGTGCCTAATTGCCATAGTGTGGAAGGCACTCGTAAGGGGCATGCCTGGTACCCCCAATATACAACAGTGTGTTGGTGAAATAGCTGGGAGCAAGGCCCCTTAGAGTCTGGATCCCCATTGGTCCGGGATTCGTCGTGGTTGGTATTTGGGTTGTGATGTGTTTCGTAATACTATTACCAGTAGCGGATTTTCGATATGGAAAACCTGCAAATAAACATCAATCATGTCTGGGTTATGGCTGCAGCCTGTATGGTATTTTTCATGCAACTGGGCTTTACCTCCTACGAAGCGGGCTTCGCACAATCAAAAAATGCCATTAGCGTTTCTATTAGAAACCTGATGGTTACTGTCATAGCTCCCCTGGTATTTTACACCTTTGGATTTGGATTTATGTTTGGTGAAAGCTATGTTGGGTGGATTGGATTAGATCATTTCTTTGCCAGAGGGGTAATGACACATCAGGGTAATCTGGCTTTTAGCTTTTTCTTTTTTCAATTGGTCTTTGCCGCTACTGCCGCTACCATAATGACAGGCGCTATGGCAGAACGTTCGAATTTTATTTCTAATGTGGTGGGAGTCGTATTTGTGACAGGCATTATCTACCCGATTTTCGGCCATTGGGTATGGGGGAATCTCTTTTGTCCAGAACAATCCGGCTGGCTGGGAAGATTGGGGTTTATTGATTTTGCAGGCTCCACGGTGGTGCACTCGATTGGCGGATGGTTTGCTTTGGCCGGGGCATTGGTTGTGGGTCCAAGAATTGGTAAGTATAATCCCGATGGTTCTTCAAATCGAATGGGGTTACATAACATTCCGTTGGCTACACTGGGTACTTTTTTCCTCTGGTTTGGTTGGTTTGGATTTAATGGAGGAAGTCTCTTCCGGTCAGGCGCAAACATAGGCCTCGTTATTACAAACACAAATCTTGCGCCGGCAGCAGCAGGAGCATCAGCGCTGATATTTAATTACATAAAGGAGAAGAGAATCAATGTTGACAGGTTTTTCACAGCGATCCTGGCAGGACTGGTAGCGATAACAGCAGGCTCTAACAGGCTAAATCCTGAAGACGCTGTTTATATCGGTCTTATTACAGGTATCGTTGTGATCCTGGCTCAGGACTTTATTGAAAAGATATTAAAGATCGATGATCCCGTG is drawn from Candidatus Scalindua sp. and contains these coding sequences:
- a CDS encoding hemerythrin domain-containing protein, with translation MGATVNSFKATHQAAAGLLGQINSQSGQERANTLNGLKEALLAHVGEENKVITEAIEKSKDESFKSAARAFLDELGKIAETALLPFFGKYSSADAVDSDDFANDFAGIKNALVDRIAFEEAKFYPELEKLGY